The DNA window GCCTCAGGCGGTCCCCATCCGAACGGAGAGCCATGACCAGTGACCGCGACGCGATCGCCGACGTGCTGCTGCGCTACTCGACCGGTATCGATCGCCGCGACTGGGATCTGTTCCGCTCCTGCTTCACCGACGACTGCGACCTGGACTACGGCGAGATCGGCACGTGGCGAGGCGCGGCGGCGTTCACCGAGGTCTTCACCGCCCTGCACGCCCCCCTCGGCCACACCATGCACAGTCTCAGCAACATCGACATCCGCCTCGAGGGCGACCACGCCCAGGCACGCACCCACGTCAACGCACTGATCATGTCGACGGACGGGCGCAGCGGCGTCACCGCGCACGGCGTCTACGACGACGACCTCGTCCGGACCGCGGGCGGCTGGCGGATCGCCCGGCGGCACTTCACCTCGGTCCACACCGGCGCCATCGGGGCTCCCGCGGACCCGGCCGGCGACGGTTCCTGACCCTCACCCAGGTCACCGGTTGCGGGCGCCGGTCGCTGGCGCCCGCGAAGGCGTCGGCCCGGCGGCCGCCGCGGGCCATCGGCGCGATGTTCCTGGTCGTGGGCTCGCCGGGGCGCGCCGCCACAGCAGTGGTTGACACCGCCGGCAGCTGACGGCAGGCTGACAGCCAGAAATAAGCGGTCGCTTAGTCAGTCGCTGTGCCGGACGGCGACGGCATCCCACCGACCAGTCCCTGGAGGGGCCGATGGAGTTCTCGCTCGACGCCCGCACCGAGGATCTGCGCGCCGACCTGCTCGACTTCGTGGCGACCTGCGTCGAGCCGGCGGAGGCGGAATTCGACTCCCAGCTCGCAGCACGGCCGGACCGGTGGGCGTGGGACACCGTCGCAGCGCTCGTGGATCTGCGTACGCAGGCGCGTAAGCGGGGCCTGTGGAACCTCTTCCTGCCCGGCGACGACGGTGCCGGCCTGACCAACCTGCAGTACGCGCCGCTCGCCGAGATCACCGGTCACAGCCGTCTCGCGCCAGCCGCGGTCAACTGCTCCGCCCCCGACACGGGCAACATGGAGGTACTGCGCGACTTCGGCACACCGGAACAGAAGCGGGCGTGGCTGGAGCCGCTGCTGGCCGGCGAGATCCGCAGCGCCTTCGCCATGACCGAGCCCGACGTGGCCTCCTCCGACGCGACCAACATCGCCACCCGGATCACCCGGGACGGCGACGAGTACGTCGTCAACGGCCGCAAGTGGTGGATCACCGGGGCGATGAACCCCAACGCGCAGATCTTCATCGTCATGGGGAAGACCGACCCCTCCGCCGACCGCCACCGGCAGCAGTCGATGATCCTCGTCCCCCGTGACACCCCCGGCGTGGAGATCAGACGTGGCCTGGAGGTCTACGGGTACGACGACCACGACCACGGTGGCCACGCCGAGCTGGCCTTCCACGACGTCCGGGTGCCCGCCGCGAACCTGGTCGGCGAGCAGGGGTCGGGGTTCGCGATCGCGCAGGCCCGCCTCGGCCCCGGCCGGATCCACCACTGCATGCGCTCCATCGGCGTCGCGGAGAAGGCGATCGCGCTGATGTGCGAGCGGGTGGAGGGCCGGGTCGCGTTCGGCCGGCCGCTCTCGGAGCAGGGCGTGATCAGGGACTGGATCGCGCAGGCCCGGGTCCGGGTCGAACAGCTGCGTCTGCTGGTGCTCAAGACGGCCTGGCTGATGGACACGGTCGGCAACAAGGGCGCGCACACCGAGATCCAGGCCATCAAGATCGCGACGCCGGCGACCGTCCAGTGGATCCTCGACAAGGCCATCCAGGCCCACGGCGCCGGTGGGCTCTCGCCGGACTTTCCGCTCGCCCGCCAGTACGCCGGCATTCGAACCCTGCGGTTCGCCGACGGCCCCGACGAGGTCCACAAGAACGCCCTGGCGCGGGCCGAGCTGCGCCGCCAGGCCAAGGCACGGGAGGCCCGCCATGGCTGACGAGCACGCGATTCAGGCGATCCACGCGGACCTGCGCACACGGGTTCGGACGTTCCTCGCGGACCATGACCCGGCAGGCGTGCGCACCGACGCGGACCGGCTGGAGTTCCTGCGTGCCCGGTACGACGCCGGCCTGGCCTGGGTCGCGTACCCCGTCGGCCACGGCGGCCTGGGACTGGGGCAGTCGTACCAGTCCGAGGTGGACGCGAGCTTCGCCGCCGCCGGCGCGCCCGACAACCGGCCGCACGCCAACGGCATCGGGCTCGGCATGGCCGCGCCCACGATCGCCGCCTTCGGGACCCAGGAGCAGAAGCGGCGGTACCTGCGCCCGTTGTGGACCGGCGAGGAGATCTGGTGCCAGCTGTTCAGCGAGCCGGGCGCCGGTTCGGACCTCGCCAATGTCGCCACCCGCGCCGTACGTGACGGCGACACCTGGATCGTCAACGGGCAGAAGGTGTGGACGTCGGGTGCCCATCATTCCGACCTGGCGATCCTCGTCGCCCGCACCGACATCGACCTGCCCAAGCACCGCGGGCTGACCTACTTCCTGTGCGACATGCACGATCCGGGGGTCGACGTGCGCCCGCTGCGGCAGATCACCGGCGAGGCGGAGTTCAACGAGGTGTTCCTCACCGACGTCCGCATCCCGGACAGCCAGCGCCTCGGGGCCGTCGGGGACGGCTGGCGGGTGGCCACCGGCACGCTCAACAACGAGCGCGTCTCGATCGGCGGCAAGGCGACCGTGCGCGAGGCCGGAATGATCGGAGTCGTCGCGCAGACCTGGCGGGCGCGCCCCGAGCTGCGTACACCCGAGCTGCACGACCGTCTGATGAAGCTCTGGGTCGAGGCGGAGGTCGCCCGGCTGACCGGTCGGCGGCTGGCGCAGAAGCTGGCCCAGGGGCAGCCCGGCCCGGAAGGCTCCGCCATCAAGCTGGCTT is part of the Parafrankia irregularis genome and encodes:
- a CDS encoding acyl-CoA dehydrogenase family protein; this encodes MEFSLDARTEDLRADLLDFVATCVEPAEAEFDSQLAARPDRWAWDTVAALVDLRTQARKRGLWNLFLPGDDGAGLTNLQYAPLAEITGHSRLAPAAVNCSAPDTGNMEVLRDFGTPEQKRAWLEPLLAGEIRSAFAMTEPDVASSDATNIATRITRDGDEYVVNGRKWWITGAMNPNAQIFIVMGKTDPSADRHRQQSMILVPRDTPGVEIRRGLEVYGYDDHDHGGHAELAFHDVRVPAANLVGEQGSGFAIAQARLGPGRIHHCMRSIGVAEKAIALMCERVEGRVAFGRPLSEQGVIRDWIAQARVRVEQLRLLVLKTAWLMDTVGNKGAHTEIQAIKIATPATVQWILDKAIQAHGAGGLSPDFPLARQYAGIRTLRFADGPDEVHKNALARAELRRQAKAREARHG
- a CDS encoding nuclear transport factor 2 family protein produces the protein MTSDRDAIADVLLRYSTGIDRRDWDLFRSCFTDDCDLDYGEIGTWRGAAAFTEVFTALHAPLGHTMHSLSNIDIRLEGDHAQARTHVNALIMSTDGRSGVTAHGVYDDDLVRTAGGWRIARRHFTSVHTGAIGAPADPAGDGS
- a CDS encoding acyl-CoA dehydrogenase family protein, with product MADEHAIQAIHADLRTRVRTFLADHDPAGVRTDADRLEFLRARYDAGLAWVAYPVGHGGLGLGQSYQSEVDASFAAAGAPDNRPHANGIGLGMAAPTIAAFGTQEQKRRYLRPLWTGEEIWCQLFSEPGAGSDLANVATRAVRDGDTWIVNGQKVWTSGAHHSDLAILVARTDIDLPKHRGLTYFLCDMHDPGVDVRPLRQITGEAEFNEVFLTDVRIPDSQRLGAVGDGWRVATGTLNNERVSIGGKATVREAGMIGVVAQTWRARPELRTPELHDRLMKLWVEAEVARLTGRRLAQKLAQGQPGPEGSAIKLAFARINQQLSGLELELLGEEGLRYSDWTMVRPERVEFTARDAGYRYLRAKGNSIEGGTSEILRNILAERVLGLPGEPRVDKDVPWKDTAR